In a genomic window of Lycium ferocissimum isolate CSIRO_LF1 chromosome 9, AGI_CSIRO_Lferr_CH_V1, whole genome shotgun sequence:
- the LOC132032181 gene encoding uncharacterized protein LOC132032181 yields MRTIQITTGGPSITHLAFADDMILFASGKPSDIRKVMKILTVYEDVSGQQVNKLKSCVAMAPKASVELIHRTRHLTGLHRKDWPIKCLGCPLFVGRMKIIYFSEMVHNITKRIHTWHARFLSKGGKIVLIKHVLLAMPVHLLAAMKPPKAPLSN; encoded by the coding sequence ATGAGAACTATACAGATTACTACAGGTGGTCCAAGTATAACACATCTAGCCTTTGCAGATGATATGATACTCTTCGCATCAGGTAAACCATCAGATATAAGAAAAGTTATGAAAATTCTGACAGTTTATGAGGATGTTTCAGGTCAACAAGTTAACAAGCTTAAAAGTTGTGTGGCAATGGCACCAAAAGCAAGTGTAGAGTTGATTCATAGAACAAGACATCTGACAGGATTGCACAGAAAGGACTGGCCTATCAAATGTCTTGGTTGTCCACTCTTTGTGGGAAGGATGAAAATCATTTATTTCTCAGAAATGGTCCATAATATTACAAAGAGAATTCATACTTGGCATGCTAGATTTCTGTCTAAGGGAGGAAAAATAGTTTTAATCAAACATGTTTTGCTTGCAATGCCAGTGCACTTGTTGGCTGCAATGAAACCACCTAAGGCACCTTTGAGCAATTAG